Below is a genomic region from Vicinamibacteria bacterium.
CATCGAAGCGTTGCAGCGCGCGGCGCACCGCTTGCGGCTCGCCGGAACGAATCTCGCTCAAGGCCAGGAGGGCGGGATCGCCGGGGGCGGCGGAGGCTCCAGCGGTAGGCCTTTCACCCCGCAACGCCGCCACCTCGCGCAGCAATGCCTCGCGGTCGAAGGTCTCGCCGGTGTGGGCCAGGGTCATGAGCGTCGTGGCGTCGATGACCATGGCCACATCGAGCCGCACCGCGCCCGAGCGCAGGCTCTCTTCCAGCGCGGAGACATAGCCGCGGTGCAGCCGCCGGGAGACGGCGAGCGCAGCCAGAGCGGCGGCGCCGGCCAGGGCGAAGAGCACGCGAGTGCTATGGCCGCCGACCACGGGGACGAGGGTGAGCGCGACGATGCCCCCCCCCACCGTACCCAGCCGATCAAAGGCCACGTCGATGATCGCTTTCGTGGGCCGCTTCCGCCTCTGGGGCACGGCCGTGAACAGCAACTCGTACCCCGAGCGGAAGAGCGAGTTGTTCACGACGCCGTGGGTGCCCCGGGCGAGGAGCGCCGTCCAAAGCCGAGGCTCCAAGAACCCGACCAGCGCCGAGGCGAGCACCAGGCCCGGGCGCAACGCCACCGTGCCCGCCAACCCCAGGCGCTGGAGCGACGTGCGGGAGAGCGTGATCTGGGCCACTAGGGCCAAGAGGCTCACGCCCATGTGGAACAAGGAGAAGAATGACATGAGGGGCTGCCCACGGCCAAAGACAGCCGCGGCCTGGGCGTTGAGGAGGTAGTCGAGCAGGGCTTCTGTCGCCGCGCCGATGGTCACGAAGAGGGCCAGGTCGCGGAGGTACGGAGTCTCGAAGAGCATACGAAACCCGGCGAGCGGACCCGTGGCGACGTCATCATGGCGACTGCCGCGAGCGCTTGCGGGAGTGTTTGAGCCCAGCCGTCGGAGCGCGAGCAGGCAGACTACGTTGAAGGCCGCCAGCAGAGCCAGCATGGCCGGCACGGGCAGGAGACCGGCCGTACCCCATGCGATCAAGCCGCCCGTCACGCCGCCCAGCGACGCGCCGAGGCCGACGTGGCCCATCACGCGCCGGGCCGTGTAGGGGTCGAAACGCTCGTTCACCAGCGACCAGAATCCCGAGATCACGGTGGTGCCGAAAACGGCCATATGGAGGTACACGACCATCGCGGCCAGCCGGGGCTGGACCAGACTCAGCCCCCACTCCGCGAGCAGGAGGACGGTGCCCGTGGCCAGCGCCAGGGGGACGACGCGCGCCGGGGAGCGACGGGAGAGCGCGCTCGAGAAACCGAGCACGGCTAAGGCGGAAGCCACCGCCGCGCCGATCATCGCCAGCGGCAGGGCGGAGACAGGGAAGGAAGAGAGGAAGAGTGCGTCGCGGGTCGCCCTGCCCGCCACCTGCTGGGCGATGAGCGCGCCCGCGGCCACCGTGACCGCCACGACCGCGCTCCGGTGGCCGGGGTCCGTTGTGTGCTCCATACTCTCGGATGAGCGAGGGGCCGGGCACGCCGTGCCGCCTACGGTCGATGTTCCTCCACGGCTCCCTGGGCCAGCGCCTCGCGCTGTTCGGCTAGGAGCCTCCCAGGACCCGGCCGCGGGAGGCGATCACCTCGGCGTACCAAAGGGCGGAGTCCTTGAGCGTCCGCTTCTGCGTGGCGTAGTCCACATGGACGAGCCCAAAACGCTGCTTGTAACCCTCCGCCCACTCGAAGTTGTCCAGGATCGACCAGTGGAAGTATCCGAGGACGGGGACTTTGTCTTCGATGGCCCGTGCCAGCTCGGTCAGGTAGCGGGCCGTGAAGTCGATCCGCTGCGGGTCGTGCACGTGCCCGTCCCGGGAGATCCAGTCGCGGCAGGAGAGCCCGTTCTCCGTGATCACGACCGGCTTGCCGTAGCGCTCGAAAAAGAGGCGGGGGCCCCAGCGCAGGGCTTCCGGCGTCACCGGCCAATCGAAGCCGGTGATGGGGAAGCCCTCGGGAAGGGGCACCCTCTCGTAGGAGCCGTTCGCGACGCGTCGGACTTGGGCGCCCTGGTAGATGTTGGCGCCGAAGAAGTCGAGCGGCTGATGGATCGTCTCCAGGTCCCCGGCCTGGATCTCGGGCACGTCGCGCCCGAATAGCTCGAGACCGTCCTGGGGGTAGTGTCCGAGGAAGACGGGGTCCATCCACCAGGTGTTGTTCCAGCAGTCCTTCACTCGCACCGTGAACATGGCCTCCCGGGCCGCGGCCACGTCCCCCTCCGTGGCCGGCATGGCCACCATCCCCACGGGGGCGTAACCGATCCGGCATTCCCCCTTGGCCCGGGCCCGCAGGGCCAGGACCGACTTTCCATGGGCGCGGAGCGTGTTGTGCCCGGCGAGAAGGACCTCGGAGAAGGCCAGCTTGTCCCCCGGGGCGTGGATCCCTTGCTGATGCCCCAGCCCCAGGAACACCTGCGGCTCGTTGAGGGTCATCCAATGGGTGACGCGGTCGGACAGCCGGCCCGCCACGAGCGTCGCGTACTCGCCGAACCAGTCCGCGATATCCCGGTTCAGCCAGCCCCCGCGGCGGTAGAGGGCAAGGGGCAGGTCCCAGTGGAAGAGCGTCACCCAGGGGGTGATGCCCGCCTTCAGGAGCTCATCGACCAGCCGGTCGTAGAACTCGAGCCCCTTGGCGTTGGTGGCGCCGGTGCCCTCCGGCATCACCCGGGACCAGGAGATGCTCATCCTATAGGCGGTGAGGCCGATCCGCTTCATGAGCGCCACGTCCTCGGAGTAGCGGTGATAGTGGTCGCAGGCCACCGCTCCCGTCTGGTCGTTCCAGACCGCACCCGGCTTCCGGCAGAACATGTCCCAGACCGACTCCCCCCGGCCGTCCTCGCGCACCGCGCCCTCCACCTGATAGGCGGCGGTGGCGGCGCCCCAGACGAAGCTGGCCGGGAAAGCCGGCCGGCCGGCCGAGGGGGAGGTCGGGGGGACGGCCTCCGCCCGGGCCCAGGCGAAGGAAGCGGCGGAGGCGGCCAGGAACGTGCGCCGGCTCAGGCTTCGGGAATCCTCCGGGTTCTTGGCCATCATGACCTCCTTTGGCGGAAGGGTTGCCGGCCCAGAGTATAAGCATTGTGGACCCCGGGCGGCCCCCCCCCGTGGTAGCGTCGAGGCGTGGACAATGGCTTTTCGTGGTCGGTCTCCCGCCACGACACCTTCGCCACCTGCCGCCGGCGCTACTTCTACGCCTACTACGCCGCGGTCGAGGACCCCGAGATCCGGCGCCTGAAGAAGCTCTCCGCGCTCCCCCTCTGGGCGGGAAGCGTGGTCCACGACGCGATCGAGACTTTCCTGAAGAGCCACGACCACCTCCCCCCTCCCGAGGAGCAGGAGGCGCTCATCCGGGCCACCGTGCACTCCGGCATGCTCGCGGATTGGAAGGAGAGCGAGGTGGGATCGCTCCGCTTCCGGCTCTTCGAGCATGAGTACCAAGTCCCGGTGCAAGCGGAAGACAAGAAGATCCTGGTGGGAACGGTCATGCGCTCGCTGCGGAACTTCTTCCGCAGCGAGACCCTGCGCGAGGCGCTGGCGGCGGGAAAGGAACGCTGGTTGACGGTGGAGGATCTCGTCTCTTTCCACGTGGGGAGTGTCGAGGTCTTCCTGCGCATGGACCTCGCCTTCCGCGACCGCGATGGGCGGGTGGTGATCGTGGACTGGAAGACGGGCCGGGGGGAAGGACGCTTCAGCGAGGTCCAAGTCGCGGGCTACGCCCTCTATGCCTGCGAGAAGGGCTGGGTGCCGGCGCCGGAGGAGCTGCGGACGGAGCTGGCGTACCTCCTCCTGCCCCGCTACGTGCGCCGGTCCGTGGACACCCGGAAGCTGGCCGCCGCCCGGGCCTTCATCGAGAAGAGCGCGGGCAACATGAAGTCGCTGCTCCTCGATCCCGTGGCCAACCTGGCCCGGCTCGAGGACTTCCCCATGATCGAAAGGCCCCGCATCTGCCGCCGCTGCAATTTCCGACGGCTCTGCTTCCCGCGGGAGGAGGCCGTAGCGGCCCCCCTCGCCGCCCTGGCCTAACGCCTACTTCTTCAGGTATTTCGCGAAGAACGCGACCGTGCGCGCCCAGGCGTCCTTGGCCGCCGCCTCCCGGTAGCCGCCCCAGGGGTTGTTGACGTTGGCGAAGGCGTGGCCCGCCCCCTCGTAGATCTTGGCATCGATGGTCTTCCCCGCCGCCTTCAGGGCGGCTTCAAAGGTGCGGACCTGGTCGGGGGAGGGGCCCTTGTCCTCGGCCCCGTAGTTGCCCAGGATGGGGGCCTTGATCTTGGCGATGGCGTCGGCGTCGGTGGGCGGCGCCCCGTAGTAGGCCACCACCGCGGCCAGGCCAGGATCCTCGACTGCCAGGGCCAGGGACCAGCGGCCGCCCATGCACCAGCCGATGGAGCCCAGGCGGTCCTTCTTCACGTCCGGCCGCGCCCGGAGGGAGGCGAGGGCGGCCTTCAGGTCGCGCAGGATGCGGTCCGGGGGCGCACCCATCATGAGCTGGTGGGCCTCCTCCTGCTGGGCGGCCACCTTTCCCCGGTAGAGGTCCACGGCTAGCGCGAGGTAGCCCTCCTTGGCCAGGGCCCGGGCCTGGTCCTTCACCCAGTCGTTGAGGCCCCACCATTCCTGGATGACCACCACCGCGGGAAAGGGGCCCTTGCCTTCGGGCCGGGCGAGGAAGCCGGAGACCGTCTCCTCGCCGCTCTTGTAGCTCACCGTCTGCTCGGCCGCGGGGGCGGTCACGGCCACGAGCGCGGCCGCGACGAAGAAGGCGAATGCTTTTCTCATGAGTGTTCCTCCGCACCGGCCTCCCCCGGAGGGGGGGCCGCAGCATCATCCTTAATTTAAGGGTCAGGGGGTGGTCAAGACGGCGCGAGGGGCGGTCCCCTGGCCCACCTTGCCCATTTCGCTCCGGCGGCGGAGGACGGCGGCCACGATGACCAGCATCTCGAAGGCCACGAACCCCCCCACGTAGGCGTAGCCGCCGGAGCCGAACCCGTAGGAATGCAGGCCGGTGCCGAGCACGAAGTTCACGCCGTACCAGGCCATGAGGACGCCCAGGTAGCCGACGATCGACCCCACCGCGGTCCCGAATTCCTTGAACCAGCCGATCATTCGTCCGTGGAGAATGGCGAGATAGCCGAGGAGCGCAATCAAGGCCCAGGTCTCCTTGGGGTCCCAACCCCAGAACCGGCCCCACGAGTAGGAGGCCCACACCCCGCCCAGCATGGTGCCTGTGGCCAGGAAGAGCGTCCCCACCTGCAGCGCGCGGTAGAGGAAGGTGGACAGGCTCTGGAGGAGTGCCGTCCGCCGGGGAGCGAAGAAATAGAGGCCCAGATTGAGGTGGCCAATTCCCATGGCCAGCGTAAACGCGGCGTATCCGAGGGTGATGGTGAGCACGTGCACGGTGAGCCACATGTTGTCGCGCAGCACGGGAACCAGGGGCTCGATGGAGCCGTCCAGGATGGGCACGTTGTCGGCCAGGATGAGGCAGAAGGTGGCGAGCGCGGCCGCGCAGACCGCGAAGTAGCGCACCTTGTAGACGGCCTCGAAGATGAGGGCGAAGAGCATGGCCCCCCAGGCCACCCAGATCACGGACTCGTACATGTTCGTGACGGGCGGCCGCCCGGTGATGGTCATGCGCAGGATCATCCCGTAGGCATGGGCCACGAAGCCGCCCAGGACGAGAGCGAACCCGGCCCCGGTAAAGGCCCGGGAGGCGAGGGGGAAGCTCGCGAGCAGGGAGAGGAAGCCCAGCAGGTAGAGGAGCCAGGCCGTGCGGAAGGGCTTGAAGCGGTTGTAGTGGACCTCGATCCCGAGCTCCCGCGCCTGCGGGTAGATCTCCGGGGCCAGCTCCGCCAGCCGCCGCTTGAGAGCGGCCGCCGACGCACCCACGCTCACCCGGTCCCCGTCTCGGTAGGCCACGACCAGCGCGGCCAGGAGGGTTCGGATCCGCTGGACGGGAGGGGCCTCGATTTTTGCGAGGTCGGCAAGGGAGAACCAGGAGGCCGCGGCGTCGCCGGGTTGGGGGATGATGCGCAGACTCTCGCCCGAGAATATCCCGGCCAGGATGGAGAGGGTCTCGTAGAGGTTCGAGATCTCGCGCTCGATGGGGTCCAGCTTGGCCTCGCGGTCCTTCTGGACCTTCTGGTGGACGGCCTCCGCGGCGGCCAGGAAACCGGGGTGGGAGGCGAGCTCCTGCAAAGAGTAGAGATCCCGCCCCGGGGGCAGGCCCGCGGCCTGGCGCAGGCCGGCGTGCGTGACCTTCACCATCTTGACCTCGCGCCAGCGCTCGGGGGCGGCCAGCATGGCCACCACCCACTCCACGGGGTCGAGGCCCAGTACGGATTCGAACCCGAAGGGTTTCGCCCCCGCCACGCGCCGGGCGGTCTCGCGGGCAAAAGTGTCCAGGGGCTTGCTGCGCCCCCCGTCCTGGATGGCGACGGTACGAAGGGGTTCGAGCTCGCCCCCCACCAGGCGGAGGCCGGGGGGAGGTTCAGGCTCCGCTACGAGCCGGCTGGGCAGGGCCAGAGCGGCCAGCAACAGGATCAGCGGCCGGTGCTTCATTGCGACTCTCCCGTCTTTGGTGAGCCTCTTTGGCCCGCGCGGCCTGGCGCCGGGCCAGATACGGCTTCAGGTAGAACATCCAGGCCACCCCCGACGCGATCAGAGCCACCCCCAGGTAGACGAGGGGCAGCCCGGGGGCGCGGGCCACCGAGAAGATCGACATCATGGGCGTTCCTTCCACGAAGGAGGCCTGGAAGAAGATGTACCCGCGATAATGGAGCGGGTTGTTCATGGAGATGTGGTGCTCGGACGTGCCCCGCTCGGGGTCGTCGACGCGGACCCAGCTCTCGTAGGTGGCGGGCATGTTCGAGCCCGGGTATTTGTCGGAGTTGAACTTCACGAGGGTGACCCGGAAAGGCACCTCGAGCTCGGGCGCCCGGTAGGCGACGCTGGCCCGGCCTCCCGCGAAGGGGATGGTCCGGCGCTCCGTCCACAGGACCCACTCCGGCGCGGTCCTCTCCCCGGCCCCCTCCAGGCGAACCCTGACCGCGGGCATCCGCCGCTCCTCTTTCGCGGGACTAGGGGCGGGGGCGACGCTCCTGCGCGCCACGGCCGCGGCCAGAAAACGCTCGACCGTCACCGCCATCCCCAAGCTGGGGGTGGCCAAGGGCTTGCCCACTTCCACCGCCCCGGGCCCCGCGGGGCCGGAGGCGCGGTAGAGGAGCCGGCCCGGCGGAACCAGCACGAAGCTCAAGTGGCTCTTGCCTTCGCCCGCCCGCAGGAGCTGGCGAGCCTCCGTCTCGGAGGAGGCGCGCCGGAAGTCAAGCGACACCGGGCCCAGGTCCAGCTGGCTTCGGCTGGGGTCGTCCGCGAGCAGCCAGGCGTCCTGGGTGGCAAAGGGCGCCTGGAGGTTGAGGTGCAGGGCGGGAAGACCCTCCGCCCCCGCCTCGAAGGTCTCGCTCACCTCCACGTGGGGGGCATAGCCCTCCGCGACCAGGGTCACCCCGCTCCCGGGCATCGGGAAGCGCTGCTCGGCATCGGTGCGGGGGGGCCGGCCCTCGAACTCCACGGGAAAGCGGGCTCCGTGGCCGGCCGGACCGGGAAGGCTGACGAACAGGGCTTTGTCGAGAAGGGTGACCCGGTCCGTGCTCTCCCCCTCGAAGAGGGCCATGTTCGAGTCGAGCCCGGTGTGCAGGGAGACGAGCGAGCCCGCGAGGAGGATGAGGATCCCGATGTGGGCGAGGACGAAGCCGATGTGGTGCTTCTTCCAGGGCCAGCGGCTGATCATTACGGAAAAGATGTTGACCCCGAGGAGGCCGAGCAGGAGGGTGAAGCCCGGGGTGCGGTAGATCTCGCGCTGGACGGCGGCGGTGCCGTGCTCCATCTCGTAGAAGGTGGCGAAGGCGCAGGTCCCGGCCAGGGTGAGAATCACGACTACCGCCAGGCGGAGAGAGGCCAAGCCATCGAGAAGCCGGCTACCGAGAGGGCCTTGTTTCATGACTTTCGCGAAGCTCGTTCGGACGCCTGGCCGGGGCTACTTGAGGATTCATATGCGCCGGACGACTAAGTACGATTCTAGGTTCGCCTCCGGGGGGTGTCAATGAACCGCCCCGGCCGGAGTGACTCCAGTCACGGAGTTGACAGGCACCGCCGCCGCCGCCGTGCGCCTTTTTGCCCGATGTGGCGCGTCCATGGCTCCCTCTCCGGCAAACCGCCTTAACCAACCTGCCCAGATCTCGCGATGTGGGGGCGCACCCGTAGCATGACGGAAAATTTTAGGCGTTGCACCGATGGGTCCACGGAATTCCTATGGGGGGGCGTGGTGCGCGACGGTCGACGCAAGCAGTAAGTCTCTGATGAGCCTGCCTCAAGGTGCCGCGGCCATTGGCCCCGCCGCTGGCGCGAAGATTGCTTCCCTCGATCGGTTTCGAGAGAGGAGCCCAACGATGTCCAGGCCTTCACGCCGAGCCCTGCGCTCAGCCGTCGGTGTTGTCGCCGTGTCCTCCGCCTTGCTCTGGGCCCGGCCGGCCGCCGCCCAGGGTTGAGTGCTGGTTCGTCAGAACGCGCCCGTGTTCGGCGCGTCCGCTAGCGACTACCTGGCCGCCCACACCTGGCAAGTCGGCCTTTCCTACCGGGGGCTCAAATCGGACGATCACTATGTCGGCACCCAGGAACAGCTCCAGCGACATCAGCTGGGCAACTTCGTCATCAACCGCCAGAACGTCGTCGACCTGTCGGTCACGCGCGCTCTGAACGCGCGGCTCAGCCTCTCGGCCAGCGTGCCCCTCGTGATCGCCTCCTGGTCGATACCCTTGCCCGTTCAGCCCGTGCCCGGGCCCCGCGTGCAGCAGAACGCGTGGGGGATTGGCGACATCGTGCTCACTGGGCGGTCGTGGCTGCTCGATCCCGGAAGAGCGGAGCGTGGAAACGCCTCGCTCGGACTCGGGATCAAGGTGCCCACGGGATCCTCGGGGGTGAAGGACCTGTACCCGGACCTCTCCGGCCGCAATTCCGCCCTAAAGGTCGTGGACCAGTCCATCCAACCGGGAGACGGCGGCTGGGGGATTGTCGGCGAGGCGGCCGGCTTCTGGCGGATCGGCGGCGTGACCGCGTTCGCGAGCGGCACCTATCTTGCCAATCCAAAAGAC
It encodes:
- a CDS encoding GH1 family beta-glucosidase, whose product is MMAKNPEDSRSLSRRTFLAASAASFAWARAEAVPPTSPSAGRPAFPASFVWGAATAAYQVEGAVREDGRGESVWDMFCRKPGAVWNDQTGAVACDHYHRYSEDVALMKRIGLTAYRMSISWSRVMPEGTGATNAKGLEFYDRLVDELLKAGITPWVTLFHWDLPLALYRRGGWLNRDIADWFGEYATLVAGRLSDRVTHWMTLNEPQVFLGLGHQQGIHAPGDKLAFSEVLLAGHNTLRAHGKSVLALRARAKGECRIGYAPVGMVAMPATEGDVAAAREAMFTVRVKDCWNNTWWMDPVFLGHYPQDGLELFGRDVPEIQAGDLETIHQPLDFFGANIYQGAQVRRVANGSYERVPLPEGFPITGFDWPVTPEALRWGPRLFFERYGKPVVITENGLSCRDWISRDGHVHDPQRIDFTARYLTELARAIEDKVPVLGYFHWSILDNFEWAEGYKQRFGLVHVDYATQKRTLKDSALWYAEVIASRGRVLGGS
- the ccsA gene encoding cytochrome c biogenesis protein CcsA translates to MKHRPLILLLAALALPSRLVAEPEPPPGLRLVGGELEPLRTVAIQDGGRSKPLDTFARETARRVAGAKPFGFESVLGLDPVEWVVAMLAAPERWREVKMVKVTHAGLRQAAGLPPGRDLYSLQELASHPGFLAAAEAVHQKVQKDREAKLDPIEREISNLYETLSILAGIFSGESLRIIPQPGDAAASWFSLADLAKIEAPPVQRIRTLLAALVVAYRDGDRVSVGASAAALKRRLAELAPEIYPQARELGIEVHYNRFKPFRTAWLLYLLGFLSLLASFPLASRAFTGAGFALVLGGFVAHAYGMILRMTITGRPPVTNMYESVIWVAWGAMLFALIFEAVYKVRYFAVCAAALATFCLILADNVPILDGSIEPLVPVLRDNMWLTVHVLTITLGYAAFTLAMGIGHLNLGLYFFAPRRTALLQSLSTFLYRALQVGTLFLATGTMLGGVWASYSWGRFWGWDPKETWALIALLGYLAILHGRMIGWFKEFGTAVGSIVGYLGVLMAWYGVNFVLGTGLHSYGFGSGGYAYVGGFVAFEMLVIVAAVLRRRSEMGKVGQGTAPRAVLTTP
- a CDS encoding dienelactone hydrolase family protein yields the protein MRKAFAFFVAAALVAVTAPAAEQTVSYKSGEETVSGFLARPEGKGPFPAVVVIQEWWGLNDWVKDQARALAKEGYLALAVDLYRGKVAAQQEEAHQLMMGAPPDRILRDLKAALASLRARPDVKKDRLGSIGWCMGGRWSLALAVEDPGLAAVVAYYGAPPTDADAIAKIKAPILGNYGAEDKGPSPDQVRTFEAALKAAGKTIDAKIYEGAGHAFANVNNPWGGYREAAAKDAWARTVAFFAKYLKK
- a CDS encoding cytochrome c biogenesis protein ResB; this translates as MKQGPLGSRLLDGLASLRLAVVVILTLAGTCAFATFYEMEHGTAAVQREIYRTPGFTLLLGLLGVNIFSVMISRWPWKKHHIGFVLAHIGILILLAGSLVSLHTGLDSNMALFEGESTDRVTLLDKALFVSLPGPAGHGARFPVEFEGRPPRTDAEQRFPMPGSGVTLVAEGYAPHVEVSETFEAGAEGLPALHLNLQAPFATQDAWLLADDPSRSQLDLGPVSLDFRRASSETEARQLLRAGEGKSHLSFVLVPPGRLLYRASGPAGPGAVEVGKPLATPSLGMAVTVERFLAAAVARRSVAPAPSPAKEERRMPAVRVRLEGAGERTAPEWVLWTERRTIPFAGGRASVAYRAPELEVPFRVTLVKFNSDKYPGSNMPATYESWVRVDDPERGTSEHHISMNNPLHYRGYIFFQASFVEGTPMMSIFSVARAPGLPLVYLGVALIASGVAWMFYLKPYLARRQAARAKEAHQRRESRNEAPAADPVAGRSGPAQPARSGA
- a CDS encoding PD-(D/E)XK nuclease family protein, with protein sequence MDNGFSWSVSRHDTFATCRRRYFYAYYAAVEDPEIRRLKKLSALPLWAGSVVHDAIETFLKSHDHLPPPEEQEALIRATVHSGMLADWKESEVGSLRFRLFEHEYQVPVQAEDKKILVGTVMRSLRNFFRSETLREALAAGKERWLTVEDLVSFHVGSVEVFLRMDLAFRDRDGRVVIVDWKTGRGEGRFSEVQVAGYALYACEKGWVPAPEELRTELAYLLLPRYVRRSVDTRKLAAARAFIEKSAGNMKSLLLDPVANLARLEDFPMIERPRICRRCNFRRLCFPREEAVAAPLAALA